TGCAAGAAGAGTTTTACCACTTCCTGTTGGACCTATTAAAAGCACATTTGATTTGTTGATTTCTGTATCATCTTCATTGTCAAAATCTTTTTTGAAGATTCTTTTATAGTGATTATAAACAGCAACAGAAAGTACTTTTTTTGCTCTGCTTTGTCCTACAACATAGTCATCTAAAATTGCTTTTAATTCTGCTGGAGTTCTAAGTTTAATCTCTTCTTGTGGTTTGTTTTCATTCTCTACATCTTCATCTATTTGAGGTTCATTCCCATTTAAGATATCATTTGCTGCTGTTACACAAGCTTTACAAATATATCCATTCTCACCAGCGATTATTGGATTGTCTTGTGTCTCTTCTACTCCACAAAAATTACATACTACTTTACTCATGTTTTTCCACTTTTCTTTTTATTTTCTGTTAAAAGGAATACCTCTTTTTGTATCAAGTACAAATTGAGCTAAGTCCTTTACATAAATATTATTACTAGTTTCTAGTAACCTTTTAGAAACATCAGAAATAGACTCTTTTGAGTTAAAAATTGCTTTATAAGCTTTTTTTATTTCATCAATATCTTCTCTATTATCTAATCTTCTTCTAAGACCTGTTAAATTAAGTCCTCTAAGAACAGCACGATTTCCTTCTGCTAAACAAAATGGAGGAATATCCTGAGTTACAACAGAACCTCCACCAACCATTGCATAGCTTCCTATTTTACAAAATTGGTGAATTGGAGTTAATCCTCCCACAACAACTGCATCACCACACTCAACGTGACCAGCTAAAGTTGCAACATTTGCAAATATACAATTATCCCCAATAATACAATCGTGTGCAACGTGAGTATAACCCATAAATAAGTTATTGCTTCCTATTACAGTTTTACTTCCACCACCAATTGTTCCTGGGTTGAAAAGGGTATATTCTCTAATTTTGTTATTGTCTCCAATTATAAGTTCAACATCTTCACCTTGGAATTTTAAATCTTGAGGAATAGAACCAATTGTTGCATGTGAAAAAATCTCATTATTTTTTCCAATTGTTGTTTTCCCTTCGATTAATGTATGAGAACCAATAGTTGTACCATCACCAATTTTTACATTTTTTCCAATAACTGTAAATGCTCCAATAGTTATATTGTCTCCAAGTATTGCACCATCTTCAATTATTGCTGTTTTGTGAATATTATTCATATCAAACCTAAAATTATTTATCTACAACCATTGCTTTTAATTCAGCTTCTGCAACTAACTTATCATCTACATAAGCTTTCCCATCTAATACAATTAAGCTACCTCTTAATTTCAGAATCTCAATTCTATATTCTAATTTATCACCTGGTTTAACAGGGTTTCTAAATTTTGCTTTATCTATACTCATAAAGTAAATAACTTTACTTTTTAGTTCTTCTGCTGATAAGTTATTACTTTTTAGTGCTAAAACTCCACCAGCTTGAGCCATACCTTCAAGAATCATTACTCCTGGGTAAATAGGGTGTCCAGGGAAGTGTCCCATAAATGCAGGCTCACTTATAGAAATATTTTTATATCCTGTGATACTTTTTCCTGCTTCCATTTCAGTTATTCTATCAACTAATAAAAATGGGTATCTATGAGGTAAAATCTCTTGAATTTCCATAACGTCTAACATTCTTAATATCCTAATTTAGTATCTTTTTAATAGTCATACATTTTATCTAAAAAAAAATTAGTTTTGTATTATTTGAGCAACATTTTTTGAACTACCATTTTGTAAGTAATCTCTTAATACTTTTGAATTATTTAAAAATTGCTTTTTGTCCATATTGTTATACTCAGCTAAAAGATTTTTTGCTGTAACATCCTCTTGGAAAAATTCTTTATGAATAGCATCTTTACCCATTTTGTCAAAGAATATATTTGCAAGACCGATGTATGGAAGTTTTACAAACATTCTTCCTAAAAAATAATCAAACTTTTTAGCAACATATGATAAAACAAACGGAGTTCCTATTAAACTTGCTTCTAAAGTTGCTGTTCCAGAACAAATAAATCCAAATTCTGCATCAATTAAACTTTGGTGTGCATCGTTTGAAATAATAAAATCACTTGTATCTCCATAGGTTCTTTTTACATACTCTTCATCAA
The window above is part of the Arcobacter sp. CECT 8986 genome. Proteins encoded here:
- the lpxA gene encoding acyl-ACP--UDP-N-acetylglucosamine O-acyltransferase — protein: MNNIHKTAIIEDGAILGDNITIGAFTVIGKNVKIGDGTTIGSHTLIEGKTTIGKNNEIFSHATIGSIPQDLKFQGEDVELIIGDNNKIREYTLFNPGTIGGGSKTVIGSNNLFMGYTHVAHDCIIGDNCIFANVATLAGHVECGDAVVVGGLTPIHQFCKIGSYAMVGGGSVVTQDIPPFCLAEGNRAVLRGLNLTGLRRRLDNREDIDEIKKAYKAIFNSKESISDVSKRLLETSNNIYVKDLAQFVLDTKRGIPFNRK
- the fabZ gene encoding 3-hydroxyacyl-ACP dehydratase FabZ, producing MLDVMEIQEILPHRYPFLLVDRITEMEAGKSITGYKNISISEPAFMGHFPGHPIYPGVMILEGMAQAGGVLALKSNNLSAEELKSKVIYFMSIDKAKFRNPVKPGDKLEYRIEILKLRGSLIVLDGKAYVDDKLVAEAELKAMVVDK